Genomic DNA from Chanos chanos chromosome 6, fChaCha1.1, whole genome shotgun sequence:
ctgttGTTCTCTGCACTCTCCTGCCTGCTCCCCCATTCTTAGTTTTGACTGATAGATCTTCTCCTCAATTCTCCTGCTTTCCACTTTCAAAGTCCCATTGTGGAGTCCTATTGGTAAAGGAATGGTAGGGGAAATGCTGCAACTTGTAAGTATCTGAATGGGATGGCTGGAGTatcagtgaacagagagagagagagagagagagagagggagggagggaaactGAATTGTTGTGTTTGAGAGCTTGGCACATGAGGGGTAGAGGCCCTTGAAAAGGGGAATTCATTGAAATTTAGCCTGACTGAATGGACAGTCTAGTTTGTGAATCTAGGGCAATTTAGTACCGGGCGGTGTTTCAATGCCTGTCTCTCATTGGCAAGCAGAGAACTCACTTAGGAAACAGACAGGGGAATGTCTAACATCAGTGAACTGCAAGCATCCTTTATTGATGTGTACTGGATAACATTTGTAAACTGGACGTTGTTTTAAGATAAGGAAGGAATCTGACCTTATTCGGCTCTGGATAAAGTCAACAGGtgcaacaaaaaataaacatataggACCTACTTGTATTGCATAATCATTCGAGCGTGGAAGTTTTGACGTAAGTCTTACCATGGAGGCGAGGACAGGAAGGAAGAGTGTGGCAGTCGCCACGTTGCTCGTACACTCGGTAAATGTGGCGATGAGGAGGCATAAAATAATGGCTATGGCCCAGGGTGGGATGGTGTGCAAGGGTGTCAGCTGGTTACCCAGCCATTCAGACAGACCTgagtcctacacacacacacacacacacaaacacacacacacacacacacacacacatatgcacgtgcgtgcgcacacacgcacatacacatgcacacaaaacatgTAGGGTGAGTGTCAATTGAACACAAATGTTGTCATGCTCTGATTTGATGAATGAAGTGCTGTTAACTCTACCTCACTTCCTTTGGCCAAAGCAAAACCTCCCCCTAATAGCAGCACTACGTTCCATGGCATTTTCTTGTGAGTAACCTTCCAGGTGAGTAGAGCTGGTGTTTTGGCAGCAGGAGGCTGGGGCTCTGTTGCAGACAAAAAGTTGGAAATTATTATGACACACGCCGGCAATCGGAGCAGTCTGTAAAGCTGATACTGATGTAATACTTGGTGTGTACACatattatttttcatcaaaGAAAATTTTTCATTAAATGCCCAGTTGAGCATTAAACGTGTATCTTACCTAAATCTACACTCTGACGATGCCAGAGACAGAGTTTTGGTGGTTTggaaggcaatatgaaaaggaGAACAGCAATAAAAACCGCCACTGTGGCATCTGTCACATACCTAAAGGTGTGAGAATTGACAATTAAAATCCTAAAAATCgtcatatttttctttctatccCCCATATCTGTGATCAGATAAAGTCAATACAAGACGTTGTATACACTGGGGTTAGTTTTATTGCcctaattttcatttaaattttgcTTAGTCATAGAACATGCTGTCTGTAATTTTTGCTTGGTCTACAGTTTGGAGAAATGTaccacaaaacagcaggggTTTAAGACATACTCTTCATTTGAGTTGAATATATATGTAGCCCAGCCCGCCATGAAACCAGGGTCTCTGGTGAACCACAAGACCACAAGCAGAACAAAGAGGGCCAAGACACTCAGCTCTCCAAAGCACATGGGCCCCAGCAGACGATGCTGCTCCCGGATCACGTTGTAAGCGGCTAGgtccttctctgtctttatcgAACCGCAACCCCAAGTCTTCCTGAGgctggggtaaaaaaaaaaaaaaaagaatgtgtttgaggtgtgtgatgtAGGAATATGAGGAATGAGAGATttggtgggagaaaaaaaagaaaaagaaacacaagcgGAATACTCACTTGAATCCCATGAAAACGAACTGAAGCCAGAGCCAAGACAGTGCCAACATGATGATCATGTTCGGAAAGGCGAAGCCAAACCAAGAGGCAAAGTTAATGACATCATCGTTTTCAGGAAACAACCTAtgcaataaagaaagaaagaaagaaaatagtaaaaacaaacagctatTTATACAAGTCCTGTTGAAATAATCAAAGCTGTGTGGATTTGTATGACATTATTTTCTTCCTTTGAATAATACCCACTGGCTCATTTGACCTTTGAGGACCAGGTTGGGCCCAGTGCCTGTGAGAGTAGCCGTCCCTCCAATGCTGGcagcgtagcacacacacagagtcaatcCCTTACAGATCTGCCTTTTCTCCTGAGCTTCCTGGCATCTCGCAGCCTCCACAGAGACATCTAAGCCGTTCACCACCactagggagagagaaacagagacagggagagagggggcgcgagagagagcgagagagagagacagggagagaagagagaagcttAAGGGACAGACGTGAAGAACTATGGCGCTCAGAAAAATCTCATCTCTAACACAtctgaaatacatttaaagTTGAGCGACACATCTCCCAGCCTGACTCCCATTCATGTTCTTCACGGAAGGTACGGTATGTGGTCTCACTGTTTACCTTGGGCCTCTTTTTCATTGCCTGACTGCGAGGTGTACTCGGCCTCTGGTGTTTGACTCTTGTCCTCCTTGCTGTGGATCTCAGGAATCTCTGCCTCATCACTGTTCAGCTGTTCCAGCACAGCCTGAACAATTGGTACCATCATGGCAGTGGTGGCAGTGTTACTGATCCACATGGACAGAAAAGCAGTCACTCCCATAAAGCCGAGCATGAGGCTGTGGtcagaacagagaggagcacCGGTCTGAGAGCCACGCAGATGAAGCACACGCACATTATCACAAAAGGGTTGATTTTGAAGGGAAAACGCATCGGGGAAAATGAGATGTAAGGTCAAGTAACGCAATGTGTACACTCAGGCTTGGGTCAAAGTAACATCAAAGGCTGTGTATTACTCGATTTGTGCGGTTTATCAGCATTTATTTTTCCATATGTGTGGCCTTACGTGACCAAAGTCTGACTAGCGCAGATACTCACAGAGCTGGCCGCACACCAACCATTAGCAAAACCCTGAGAGCTATTCGCTTGTGTAAGTTCCAGTGTTCTACCGCCACAGCAAACATGAGTCCACCCACAAACAGCATGTTGGTGTCCTTCAGATACTGCATGCACACCTTGGTACATCAAGAGAATGGAATAATACAGACCTTTAAAAGTGCATCTATTATTTTCCCTCTACTAATTTTAATCTGTTATATTGTTAATTTGACTATTTTTTAACTGTTCAGTTGCAGCTGTACGCACTGTAATGCAAACATCCACATCATATTTTTTACTACATTTTTTCACTGGGTTAAATGAACTTCTTTTTAGTACTTGTCTAAAAGGGAACTgcaaaaattaataaattaaaaactgtaaGTTGGTTTATAAGAGACATACAGTTTCAAATAACTAAAATGTGAACATATTGAGCATTTTTGTGGACAAACATGTGCTCATTTGAAagcatttgtgagtgtgtctgtagctgttcaATGGGTAGTCGTATTCCTATGGCGTTATAAGACCCAGTAAGGCAATCTATTGTAAAGACTTGTATATAGTAAAGCACTATGTTTAGTAAGCAAGTATACACTAAAAGCCTGCAGACCCGACTCACTGCAGAACTTTGTTCAGTGGTTTGTTTCTAGGATTAAACCTATCACAGCACCTCAAACAGCTGTAatttttaacccactgtttaTTTGTCATGTGATAAACAGAAAATCCAAtcatctgtttttcaaaacCAATAATGGAAATCCACCCAAATCAATGAATAAATGGGAGAGGTGGGGTGGACGAGGGCCAAACAGGAGCAAGAGTCATACTATGTTTAGGGAATAATTAATTTATGTCCTAAGGATCATTTATAAAAGATTAAATATAAAACGTTGACAACTCCAAACCGTTCAAAGTGCAGTGTCTCACGCACGTGTTTTCCCCAACATCGATCAATAATGACCCAAagagggttttgttttcttttttacagcaTTCTGTAGAGTGGGGTGCGTACCTCTTTGGACGGCATGATCCCAAACAGGGGGAAGAGAATAACAGGTAGTAAGGCTGTGATAGCCAGTGGAAGGGCCTCTGTGCACCAATACACAGCCATCAGAGCAATCACATACGCACAGTTGGCCTCCTGGTATGGGACAACAGAACATAGTCATAAAATCTCAACAAAACTCAgcacagaaaaaaggaagaagaggcatttttgaaagaaaatactaaaaaaaaaaaaaaaaagtttcacagaCAATAAAACTGCATAACTGGTCCAGGAATGAATTTTGAGAAATCCCTTTTTAATGGAATTCTTGGAGAAGAGGAAAATAGCATGCTGCAACGCGATTGTAAACATTACTAGCTGTGTTTGGAGTAAAGTTTGATCTTCATGGTATGTCAAGACATGTATTGATAACCATAAAGGTTTTCAGACAGTGTGTATCGTAAATCCGACTTCTAACTGTCCCAACTCTCAGCTTTCTAGATAATACTGGTTTAAGGACAATGAAAGGGTTTAAACATACATTTCCCACGATTGCGCACTGACATAAAACAACTGGTTAAAAGGTTAAAACAACATGTGTGAAGCCTGAACCATGGTTACACGACAACACGCCAACGCCAGGGCATCGTCACATTCCCATGTAAATTACAACACTCTACAACAGATCTCATGTTTAAGATATAAAACAGGtgcagaggtaaaaaaaacaaaaaaaaaaaacccaaaacgctCCATGAAGTAGGTTTCTGCATATGTTTGTTTCAATAATAAGATGTTTAGTAATGGAAACTGTGTTATACTCAAGATTTTAAAAACCTTTAATACAGCTTACGATGTCTCAGTGGTAGGGACTGAATCCGCTATAAGGCACCAAACTGATTGTAGCATTCTTTCAGTTAAGAcagatcaaatcaaatcaaaatttaCATACCGATGTGCCGATGACCAGTGGCAAAGGGAGAAATACTAAAGGTGTCAGGAAAATAATTAAGCCATCTTTCAAGTTCCACAGGACTCTCAGTAAGGGTGACATCTTTCACATCAACTGCAAAGAAAACTTGCGAGAGAAACTAGCGCGGTTGGACAAGTCCTTATACAGGGTGGGGGAGAGAcggagcgagagaaagaggcagagagagagagagagagagatctttagAGTTTGGAAGAAGGATTGTGATGTTAATTACACAATCAAACGTGTTTGCTCAGCTTACAGCGTTATgctcttacacgcacacactttcaaTGAGTGCATTTTCACAGTCTTCTTCGGATCAGCATATTGCCTAATTTCAGAGATAAAATTGCCAGTGACGGTACTATTGCACATCGGAAAAATAGGCTTTTTCGGGGGATTGAAGGGTTGGGTGAGGGTTTGGATGCTTGTGTCATAGCAATTTCTCTCTTAATCATCAGTTTTTCTTTCCCAATCATCAGTGTGAATGAATATTAAGTGGTTACAGTCTggaaatcaaaataaagaaGTAAAATATTCTTTAATAGGACGCACAAAACAAGtgccaacacaaacacttgcaCAAAACACGTGAAAAATTGGCAAAAATGCACTCATAGGATTTGCCTGTACCGATCAAGGAAATCACATTTCTTAGCAATCCTGGGATTCCAATTCCATTGAACGGACAGTTAAGAGAACGTGTATATTCCGTAATCTGGTGCCCTCTCTTGGTTAAAGAGTAGCCAAACAGTGCAGACTACTTAGTTCGCTTTCTGCATGCTTAAACAGGACAGAGAATGTGTTAAATACGCATCCATCAGCATTtaacatatattttatatttccgTGTTATAGATTTCATTCTCATAACACATACTGGAATAATTTACGTTATGCAAAACAGTGACCCCAGACTCCGTCGTGAATGTGTAGCttatttaatgaatgaaatggtTAGTGCGTGAAAGgcctatttttttcccctagcgCACAGGCACAAGAAATTCTAACGCTCAAGCAGAAGGCGTAAACTTGCTCAGTGAACATCCGCAATCATTGAAAAAACAGTActtgtgttgttattattattatttttatttttattattattaccattattattattattattattattattattattatatatctttaattgttgttgttgttattgttgttgttgtccttgttcatctttttgttgttcttgttgttgtcgACGTTATTACTGCCATCCTTCTTTGTCGCAGAACTATTCAACAGTTTTATGAAAGCGAAACTGTTAAATATAACTGGACGTAAAAACTGCCTCAGGATATCAAAAAAGTCTCCTCGGAAAACATTGTCGACAAAATTCACAGATTTTCTCAAACAATTTTGATTTTGTCACATGATAGGAAATAAATTTCCCGTTTGGGGAACAGTATACGCGCGCGTAAAATCACTGATGTCtaatatatatgtagatattACTACGTGATATGTTCGGACTTTGACCAGTCACTTTGTTAGCAAGATCTTATAACCTGCACAAACTTGCATCCTCTTGCGCACGTAGAGCGGTGTAAGTCACGTGAGTTTCCTGACATAGCATCATGGCTGCCATCAGAACAAAATACAGTTGACTTCCCTTTCCCTGAAGTCCTTTCCTGATCAGTTTTATGCGCTTTTACTTTCAGTGCGGGATCTCCGTATTTGGattcatttttatacatttatgCATCCTGAAAAACATGGAGGTTGGCGTTGAGTGAGTAACTGTTCTGTGCAAAGACCAAAGATAACGCTAGAGAGAACTCCTAGCTAGCAAGTTAGctagttagtttttttttctaactatACCTTAGATGTTATTCATTCGTGTTGAGCTCTTAGTGAATTGTTGTACAATAACATTGGTTACGTCTGTCAATCATGTTATCTGTTTAACCTGCTCAAGACATATATCATGTATCATTGTCAGAAGTATGATTTGTTTACTGTCACCACTCTTAGCCAGTAAAGCCTATTAAAGACAGTTGTCACGCTTCACTTGGCTGAAAACTTCCTTATTCCCCCCATCTTCGGATGCTTTTTCAGTCGTGTGGCCAATAGGTGGTTTTGAAGTTACGCATAGGTCAGTCTATGTGTTGATATGATGTTGAGTTCTAACGAGTTGCAGTTGTTCCCTTCGAGCGCCATTGAGTTATAGAAACATTGTTactatttttgttctttctccctcctgaTTCACGTGGTGCATGTCAGTTGATTATATAACGTTTTAGCCGCAGGCACACTAGTTCTGTTACCTTAGTTAAAGCTTTATCAAGATGGTCAGTTATTCAAAGCTATCCTTTCTACATTTAGTTAAGAATGTCTTGTTGCTTTTGCTCGCAGCGTTCAGATTACGACGTCTTTATGTTGTAATTAATAAACTGAGGTGCGTCAGAACGGAAttgtattattttcattctgCAAACACCATGTGATGGTGGCAGAAGTGAACATtaacaacagtttgtttgtgttttcatatgtgttttcagaaaaagtGGATGATTGCAAATTGAACCTTTGCCGAATTGCCATCCAACCTCCCATGGGGGTGTAAGAGAACCTTAAGGTTCCTCTCATGAAAGGGTCGAGTGAAACCTCTGGATCTTGACCGTGAGTCACTTTAGTCAAAGCCTGAAAAGGTGCCATGGAGTGGCTAACATTAGCTTTGGAGAGGGACCTGGGAATAGACCAGCGACAGACTGGAGCTGGACCACGACCTCATGAAGTGGTAGCCCTAGTCCCAACCCGGTGGCTGAtggggctgagagagaggaaagttaCTCGCTGTGCAAGATATGATGGTGTCGGCGAGGGAGAAATTCGGACGTTCCTTCAGCGCTCTCAGGTTAAGTTGCCTCCTGGTTGGACTCGTGTATGCATCCAGGGTTTGAGGAAAAACAGGTTGGCATACCATCTGGCTAGAGAGTCCGGGAGCCCAGGGGAGGGACTGTCCCAGGCCTCCTTCATGAGAATGATGCAGGTTGTATCTCAGTGCAATAACAGGTAAGGCATTTTGTGCAGATCTTGGTTGAAACACAGTACACTGTCAGAGTTTGACGAATGATTAGTTTATTTGGTTGTACTCTTAGCTGGCTTTAAATAAGGTCTTCCTGCCAAGACTTTTATTTGAATGTGTACATTGTTCCATAAGCATTGCAGTGTTCTAAGAATCATAGTTACCCTGGATTTTTAGGTATGGAAATTTAATAGCCCAAACTCAAAAGGTTATCCTAAATTTTGGTGATTCTCTGGTTTGTTAAGTCATAGAAAGGTTAAATTAAACAGACATTTATTAGAAGGTGCTGAAGAGAAATTTTAGACATAACAGGGAAAAGACTGGTAACTGTCTGAAGGTTTAAAGTGATAATGATGACTGCAGTAAGCATATTGTAAGTTTTCATTGGAACACATGTAattgcaaaacattttcagttgtcCTGTGACTCTACTATGGTTGTCTACAGCTTATTTTTTAGTTTGTGTAAATTGTTTCTTGCTACCTAAATGTACTGAAATAACACATTATTTTTGGAGCATGGATGTAAGAAAATATATAATTGATAGGGCAGAAAAAGCAATTTCAACTGTTTTATATCAAGTTTCTGTTCGTTTTCAAGCTCACTTATGATTTTGTTACAGGAATCTTTGGCATGAGGCTTACCTTAAATATGTACAGCCTTATGCAGGGGCCATAGAACAAACACCGGTGCTAGCTCTTGATGCTGTTCGCCACGCCTTGCAGAAGCTCTTTGGCACCACTTTCATGTCCACTGACCGAGCATCACCATCCCTTTCCCCAGCCagggataaagagaaagaaagcactTTCCCACCCATCAACTCAGCTCCCAAACAGAACATGGATAGTCTCTGTCCAAATGTGGTGCCTGCTGAATGTTTGCTGGAATCAGGGGAAGTGTTGTATGTTGTTCTCCCGTACACGCAGTACTCTCTTCATGACATTGTTACCTACAGCCCAGCTAAGCTTGCCAACAGCAATGCCAAAGTATTGTTCATTCTGTACCAGCTCCTGACAGCAATGCACGCATGTCAGGAATCAGGACTATCTTGTGGAGAGCTCTCCTTGCAGGATGTAGCAGTGGATGAACAGCTCTGCAGTCGCCTGAAGGTCAATCTGGCTCATTATGAGGATTTAGGGGAGGACAGAGCAGTAGTGAGTAACATGACAGGGGAACAAGTGCCAAGAAGTATTAGAGGGAAAGACATTTCAGGTATTAGCAGAGACCACAACGGACCACTTTGCAAGGATTGTCGCAGTGAGCTCAAGTGTCTGGTTTTGGACTGGGTTCATGGTCGAGTTAGTAACTTTCGCTACCTGATGGAATTAAACCGTTTGGCTGGAAGACGGGAAGGAGACCCCAACTATCACCCAGTTTTACCCTGGGTGGTGGACTTCACCGTGCCGTATGGGAGGTTCCGTGATCTCAAAAAGTCCAAGTTTCGTCTGAATAAAGGTGACAAACAACTGGATTTCACATATGAAATGACCAAAGAGGCTCTTGCAGTTGCTAATGGAGGTGCGGGAAACAATTTTGCAGCAGACCTCAGTGGACCTGTTGGTGCTGGTGGGTCAGGGCCGTCAGATCACCTCCATGTTCCGCATCATATCTCGGACGTGTTGTCTGACATCACCTATTATGTCTACAAGGCTAGACAAACTCCAAAATCTGTACTATGTAGCCACGTTCGTTCCCAGTGGGAACCTAATGAATACCCAGCTAGCATGGAACGCATTCAGAGTTGGACTCCAGATGAATGCATACCAGAATTCTACACAGATCCTTCCATATTTCGCTCTATTCACCCAGACATGCCTGACCTGGATATACCCTCTTGGTGTAACTCCTATGAGGATTTTGTGGCAGCGCATAGGCGCCTCCTAGAGAGCCGTGAGGTGTCTCAGCAGCTACACCACTGGATTGACTTGACATTTGGCTATAAGCTTTCAGGTAAAGAAGCTATTAAGGCAAAGAATGTGTGCTTACACTTGGTGGATAACCACACCCATTTAACCAGCTATGGAGTGGTTCAACTCTTTGACCAGCCCCATCCGCCCCGGCTTGCACCATATCAGTATTCCCCACCTGAGCCCCCGTCCGTGGGTCCTATGAGCGTGTCCTCTTGGCAAAGTCCACCACTTGAAGCTATAATGGAAGGTGTGGATGGAATGGTTCAGGAGGCAACTGGATGTGAATCTAGTGGCTGGACAGTGCTTGACAGGGATGAAGAACTTGAGCAGGGCATGGAGGCTTTGGACTCATTAGGTGCTTCTAATGTGGTTCCAGCCACAATATCCTCCTCTATCCCATTGCCCACAGCTAGCACTGCAGGAGGGAAGACCAGTGGGGAGCACCCAACTTTAACTGTGTCGCCATCCTCTGGATCTTTCCCAGGTGAAGGATCTGTTAGTGCTGCAAATGCCCTGGGACCAGGAATAAGAAATTCCATGCTACAGAGAGGAGGCCCTGCCAACAAAAAACATGGTGAAGGTAGTCTTAGTACTTCCTCCACAGAGCACTTCAAGATAAACTTGCCAGATGGATTCTTTCTGTTACAACCACTGGAAGAACTGGAGAAGCTTAATAACTTCTTGGTGAAGGGCTTACATGCTGAAATTCAGCAAACAGCGTCAAGTGACAAGGACAGTAAAGAATCAGGAGCATTACAAAGAGCAACTCTATCTTTCACAGATCTCTTTCAGAGAGACATGCAAGCCTTGGGAATCCTCATTGCGGAGATTTTTATCTCCTCTAAAATGCGTGGTGTAAAACTAGGTGCGCCTCTAAATGACCGCTTTCAGACAGTTATGAAGCTTTGCTCTGCCAATTTCCGTGATATTCCACTACCACTCCACCACGCTCTAGAGACCCTCCTTCGGTTCCACAAGCACTCCTCTACTACATCAGATATAACAACAGTGCACGGCCTCCCTCCACCATTAATTTTCAAATACGACCCAATATACGAGGGCCTTCCGCCTCCAAGTCCTTGGCAACTGCTGAGTACCaccctttctccttttccattTCCAGCATATTTCCCTACACTGCATCGCTTTATTTTCTGTTACCACTCTAAGATGGAGTCCATTAGCAGCATTCAGGGTCGTGACATCATTTTCCATTTGTGGCAGCAACTAGAGACACTTTTGCAGGATGACATCACCATGGAAGGGCTGGAGATTCTTCTACCTTTTGTACTTGCTTTAATGCGAGATGAGACCACTGCGGTGTACGCTGCCTGGTACCTGTTTGAACCAATCTCCAGAGTCCTTGGGCCACGCAATGCCTCTAAATACTTACTTAAGCCCCTAGTCAATGTGTATGAAAACCCCTGCTGCCTTCGTGGACGTTTCTACCTCTACACAGACTGCTTTGTCTTGCAGCTTATTGTACGGCTTGGCTTACAGGCTTTCCTCTCCAGCCTTTTACCACACGTGCTACAAGTCATCACTGGCTTCGAGAGCTGCAACACAGGCACAGGGTCTGAATGGGAGGGCCTCAAAGTCCTAAGGGGTGGTACCAGCGGCttgggagaagaggaagaggacttTGAGTGTGGAAATGGTGGACCGTCTTCGGTGACAACAAGTGGTaaggttggaggaggtggtggtggtggtagtggagGTGTGGGGGTTGTTGCTGAACCAGGACTACTGGATTACTCTTCAGGTATCAGTCTTAATGACCAAGTGTTTCTGTCTGATGCCGAGGACTTCCAGAGTGGTTTCTATGTGAACAATGGAACATCTGGAGTTGGGAAGCAACAGAACCAAAACTCAGCAAGCAAAGACCAAGACCAGGAATCTCTCAGTGTCGGGAAACTGAGTGACAAGAGCAGTGCCAGTGAAGTTTCTATTGGAGATGGAGACTCAACCAAGGACCGGGCTAGTTTAAGGTCTGCTGACAGCAGCCAGGACCTAAAGCAGGCCAGTGATGGTGAAGATGGAGGGGAactggaggatgaggaagaaaCTGTGGAGAACAAGGAGAGCACAGTGCACAGAGCCCCAAGTCTTGAGCTTACTCTGTCTGGCTGCACAGAGGAGTCAGAGGCCACTGTGACCACGCTTGAAGGGGATTTCTTAAATGGAATTGAGCAAGGGGAAGCAGAG
This window encodes:
- the wdr81 gene encoding WD repeat-containing protein 81 isoform X2 — its product is MEWLTLALERDLGIDQRQTGAGPRPHEVVALVPTRWLMGLRERKVTRCARYDGVGEGEIRTFLQRSQVKLPPGWTRVCIQGLRKNRLAYHLARESGSPGEGLSQASFMRMMQVVSQCNNRNLWHEAYLKYVQPYAGAIEQTPVLALDAVRHALQKLFGTTFMSTDRASPSLSPARDKEKESTFPPINSAPKQNMDSLCPNVVPAECLLESGEVLYVVLPYTQYSLHDIVTYSPAKLANSNAKVLFILYQLLTAMHACQESGLSCGELSLQDVAVDEQLCSRLKVNLAHYEDLGEDRAVVSNMTGEQVPRSIRGKDISGISRDHNGPLCKDCRSELKCLVLDWVHGRVSNFRYLMELNRLAGRREGDPNYHPVLPWVVDFTVPYGRFRDLKKSKFRLNKGDKQLDFTYEMTKEALAVANGGAGNNFAADLSGPVGAGGSGPSDHLHVPHHISDVLSDITYYVYKARQTPKSVLCSHVRSQWEPNEYPASMERIQSWTPDECIPEFYTDPSIFRSIHPDMPDLDIPSWCNSYEDFVAAHRRLLESREVSQQLHHWIDLTFGYKLSGKEAIKAKNVCLHLVDNHTHLTSYGVVQLFDQPHPPRLAPYQYSPPEPPSVGPMSVSSWQSPPLEAIMEGVDGMVQEATGCESSGWTVLDRDEELEQGMEALDSLGASNVVPATISSSIPLPTASTAGGKTSGEHPTLTVSPSSGSFPGEGSVSAANALGPGIRNSMLQRGGPANKKHGEGSLSTSSTEHFKINLPDGFFLLQPLEELEKLNNFLVKGLHAEIQQTASSDKDSKESGALQRATLSFTDLFQRDMQALGILIAEIFISSKMRGVKLGAPLNDRFQTVMKLCSANFRDIPLPLHHALETLLRFHKHSSTTSDITTVHGLPPPLIFKYDPIYEGLPPPSPWQLLSTTLSPFPFPAYFPTLHRFIFCYHSKMESISSIQGRDIIFHLWQQLETLLQDDITMEGLEILLPFVLALMRDETTAVYAAWYLFEPISRVLGPRNASKYLLKPLVNVYENPCCLRGRFYLYTDCFVLQLIVRLGLQAFLSSLLPHVLQVITGFESCNTGTGSEWEGLKVLRGGTSGLGEEEEDFECGNGGPSSVTTSGKVGGGGGGGSISLNDQVFLSDAEDFQSGFYVNNGTSGVGKQQNQNSASKDQDQESLSVGKLSDKSSASEVSIGDGDSTKDRASLRSADSSQDLKQASDGEDGGELEDEEETVENKESTVHRAPSLELTLSGCTEESEATVTTLEGDFLNGIEQGEAEKDEHDPSENSAEKEHKILLDTVCKTVRWLSAKLGPTVTSRYIARNLLRLLTTCYVGPDKHQFVPSATEESSLESVGSVYEKKPVVGDQTARPVLDCLIYIAHLYGEPVLTYQYLPYIGYLVSPPSSCRLNTRKEAGLLGAVVLMQKIIVFLSDTTLMDMLMKINQDVLLPLLDLLTSSKMGFPSGEQTRSAVSLKTLSLMALICLRIGREMVQQHMADTLQRFFQVFSLLHSLQNQVNSAPRRVVGDCTYLDVFTPEGTEITCELGVLEELQAVFNPEMAYASYIPFYCLIGDSAIRKLVPNHELVWGLAQSYHERVSPVSPEPNPSAGDRNDPSTSSVGHSPGMGRQLGRSPFPAPSSTSTPLGGDVLPESSTFGSHLVGNRIQVARDTESGGSPNLTSLETWGRSHPTHAPPTSIATSTFTSASAGPSFSLSSSSWVLGPTPEDSALKQELPRSERSLQGNWLAYWQYEIGLNQHSHFHFHQIRLQSFLGHSGTAKCLAPLAGEDYFLSGSKDKTVKLWSLYNRGDGTREVEPRLTYVNHRKSVFYVGQLEALQQVVSCDGTVQLWDQFTGKQIRSYDALDGKNPITAVSTMPAPHYSVVFGSADSVLRFIDPRQPGLQHEFRLANSNINAGLIRCLAISPGGRTVAAGFSSGFIMLLDARTGLVLRGWHAHEGDILQMKAAEGNLLISSSSDHTMTVWKELEHKHLHQYRTPSDPIHTFDLYAAQIVAGTVGNKIGVYSMMDISANPASCTKLSSENFRGTLTSLAVLPTKRLLLLGSENGAIRLLA